The Anopheles merus strain MAF chromosome 2L, AmerM5.1, whole genome shotgun sequence genome has a segment encoding these proteins:
- the LOC121591340 gene encoding putative tyrosine-protein kinase Wsck gives MSSARPAINPPSVVHFHRWQSLSVCVLTLLSICGGLAGAEKRAYFGCYERDRFARLALTTELLDECVDSCANSFHRYAELSGSRCSCTNTIQTRIVEDRECDLKCGKQPDANCGGVNAQAVYETGIDVAGPVRNLRIEGEQKEDTIAIRWDLPADDGVMVEEFEIVAEATRTYASFRIYPVRWSVHNTSTGFELSNLQPGTDYNITVVSVSARGAGGRASIAGSTEIGHPDPEPEEPIILRRFESTIQIQIPRAVNDNGPVNYYRVVVHYVNSELIQQIDESQLGTFQQSKENKVPYYIAAELEMKDDESLQFTVGDGREYRSYFNPPITARTHVHISIGVVSILNHVVKVRYATTTHEQHQYPDHHHVNLKTVEIERNETLIAILTTACILFGVVLTGAIILYVYLHFKTPAANTRPFGDHHELTLQGPILEVENNGYMPDIYEQRGFEAELRDIIEGLEPAKNHARKYLSLDINRVLGSGKYGDVLLGALQLSQEQDGDMPAQVHVITDDMESVDQIAFLNEFRRLTALEGHANVILFYGVCVTPDWCYLLFEQMQTTLKQTLLNARVPASANSVKFSTISEEIVVNILCLVCDGMQFLADNNVVSKKLCARTVYVNTKFEVKVSAFGPPLNAEDTGSPIAIGRWHAPEVIKFQNHSTKSDVWSFGLLIWECCCLGATPYGTTTTDNLFAAIRAGHKPERPSFMYEDLYQLCLNCWDLDASDRPSFDDLRRYLRQTLPMLRYLLSFERKQNVQLPPYLPHLEAASE, from the exons ATGTCATCTGCACGCCCAGCAATCAACCCTCCGTCGGTGGTCCATTTTCATCGCTGGCAAAGCTTGTCGGTGTGCGTGCTTACACTGCTCAGCATCTGCGGTGGCCTGGCGGGAGCAGAAAAGCGAGCATACTTTGGTTGCTACGAACGGGATCGCTTTGCTAGGTTGGCCCTAACGACGGAACTTCTGGACGAATGCGTCGATAGCTGTGCGAACAGCTTCCACAG GTATGCCGAACTGTCCGGCTCCCGGTGCAGCTGCACCAACACCATCCAAACCCGAATCGTGGAGGACCGGGAGTGCGATCTGAAGTGTGGCAAGCAGCCGGACGCAAACTGTGGCGGAGTCAATGCGCAGGCGGTGTACGAGACGGGCATCGATGTGGCCGGACCGGTGCGTAATCTTCGCATCGAGGGCGAGCAGAAGGAGGACACGATCGCCATCCGGTGGGATCTGCCGGCCGACGACGGTGTGATGGTGGAGGAGTTTGAGATCGTTGCCGAGGCGACACGCACGTACGCCAGCTTCCGGATATATCCGGTACGATGGTCCGTACACAACACCTCGACCGGGTTCGAGCTGTCCAACCTGCAGCCCGGCACGGACTACAACATTACGGTGGTGTCGGTGTCGGCTCGAGGGGCCGGCGGACGGGCCAGCATTGCCGGCAGTACGGAGATCGGCCACCCGGATCCGGAACCTGAGGAGCCGATCATTCTGCGCCGGTTCGAATCGACCATACAGATACAGATCCCGCGGGCAGTGAatgataacggaccggtcaaTTACTACCGCGTGGTGGTGCATTACGTCAACAGCGAGCTGATACAGCAGATTGACGAAAGCCAGCTCGGCACGTTTCAGCAGTCGAAGGAAAACAAGGTCCCGTACTACATCGCTGCAGAGCTGGAGATGAAAGACGACGAGTCGCTACAGTTCACCGTGGGCGATGGGCGCGAGTACCGCAGCTACTTTAACCCGCCGATAACGGCCCGCACGCACGTGCACATCTCGATCGGGGTGGTGAGCATACTGAACCATGTGGTGAAGGTGCGGTACGCTACGACCACGCACGAGCAGCATCAGTATCCGGACCATCATCATGTGAATTTGAAAACGGTAGAAATTG aacgaaatgaaacacTTATCGCGATCCTCACCACTGCCTGCATCCTGTTCGGTGTTGTACTGACCGGTGCGATCATTCTGTACGTGTATTTGCACTTTAAAACGCCCGCTGCCAACACGCGCCCCTTCGGAGATCATCACGAGCTGACGCTGCAGGGCCCCATACTTGAGGTGGAGAACAATGGCTACATGCCGGACATTTACGAGCAGCGCGGCTTCGAAGCGGAACTGCGCGACATCATCGAGGGGCTGGAGCCGGCGAAAAACCACGCCCGGAAGTACCTGAGCTTGGACATTAACCGGGTGCTGGGCAGCGGGAAGTATGGCGACGTGCTGCTGGGAGCGTTGCAGCTGTCCCAGGAGCAGGACGGCGACATGCCGGCCCAGGTGCACGTCATTACGGACGATATGGAGAGCGTCGATCAGATAGCGTTTCTGAACGAGTTCCGGCGCCTAACTGCGCTCGAGGGCCACGCGAACGTGATTCTGTTTTACGGTGTTTGCGTTACGCCCGACTGGTGCTATCTGCTGTTCGAGCAGATGCAAACCACGCTCAAGCAGACGCTGCTGAACGCACGCGTACCGGCCAGTGCGAACAGTGTGAAGTTTTCGACCATCTCGGAAGAGATAGTGGTGAACATCCTCTGCTTGGTGTGCGATGGAATGCAGTTTTTAGCCGACAACAAT gtTGTAAGCAAAAAGCTGTGTGCCCGCACGGTGTACGTAAATACCAAATTCGAGGTAAAGGTCAGTGCCTTCGGGCCACCGCTTAATGCCGAAGATACCGGCAGCCCGATTGCGATCGGCCGCTGGCACGCGCCCGAGGTAATCAAATTCCAAAACCACTCCACCAAAAGCGACGTGTGGTCGTTCGGGTTGCTAATCTGGGAGTGCTGCTGTCTCGGGGCAACGCCGTACGGCACCACGACGACGGACAATCTCTTTGCGGCGATACGTGCCGGCCACAAGCCGGAACGACCCAGCTTTATGTACGAGGatctgtaccagctgtgcctGAATTGCTGGGATCTGGACGCTAGCGATAGGCCCAGCTTTGACGATTTACGGCGCTATCTGCGACAAACGCTACCGATGCTCCGGTATCTGCTGTCGTTTGAGCGCAAGCAGAATGTGCAGCTACCACCGTACTTACCTCACCTCGAGGCAGCATCTGAATGA